AAGGTGGGCGAGGGGTTCGTGTCGGACGAGCACCTCGTGACCCCGGAGGACATCGAGACGTACGCCTTCGCGGTCGACGATCATCATCCGTGGTACTTCGAGGACTCGCCCTTCGGTGGACCGATCGCCCACCCGACGCTGCTCGGCAACCAGGCGCTCCGCCTCCGCCACAGCCGCTACATCGTGCACGCCGGGCTTCACGCCAAGATGGAGTTCGAGTTCCTCGAGCCGATCCGCCAGGGCGTCCGCGCGCGCTCGCGCGGAACCGTCGTTGACAAGTACGAGCGCCGCGGGAAACCGTACATGGTGACGGAGTTCGTGACGGAGGACGAGAACGGGACGGTGCTCGTGCGCGGCCGCTTCACCCAGATGCTCTTCCGCGGCTGAGGCGCACCATGAATACCAGCGGTCTGGCCTTGCCGTCGCTCCAGAAGGAGATGTCGCAGCGCAAGATCGATGCGTATTCGGTGGTGCGGCCGAAGTCCATACACACCGACCCGGACTGGGCGCGGCAGAAGGAATTCCGCGCTCCTCTCGCCCAGGCGATGATGTCGACGGCGTATGTGTCGGAGCTGATGACCCGATTTCTCGGCGCCGGCTTTGTCAGGGGCGGCACGTTGTCGATGATCTTCATCAAGCCGGTCTACGCCGGCGATCGGCTCACCGTGCGCGGCGTGGTCAAGGACAAGCGGCGGGAGGATGGCGCCACGCGCGTCAGCGTCGATGTCTGGTGCGAGAACCAGCACGGCGAGAAGACGGCAATCGGCACGGCCACCGGACTCGAGCCCTCTGAGCATCCAGAATGAAACGCAGCACTGATCGCATCCTCACCACGCACACGGGCAGCCTGCCGCGGCCTCCCGACCTGACGGCGATGCTGGAGGCCCTGGACGGCGGCGGCGCCTTCGACCAAGCCGCCTTCGAGGCCCGCGTGCGCCGCGCCGTCGCCGAGATCGTCCGGCGGCAGGTGGGGGCGGGCGTGGATGTCGTCAACGACGGTGAGCAGGGCAAGGTCGGCTACTCCACGTACGTGCGGCATCGGCTCACCGGCTTCGGCGGGCAGAGCGCGGTGCCGTCGAGGGCCGACTGGGCGGATTTTCCCGAGGCTGCCGCCCGCGCCGAGCGGCGCTCGGCCGTGGCGCGCCCGTCGTGCAACGGGCCCATCGACTGGCGGGACCGCTCGGCGGTCGACAAGGACGTCGCCAACCTCCGCGCGGCGCTCGACGGTAGCCGGCCGGCGGAAGCCTTCATGACGGGCGCGTCGCCAGGGGTGATCGCCCACTTTCTTCGAAATGATCACTACCCGAGCCGGGAGGCCTATCTCGCGCGCCTCGTGGACGTGATGAAGGAGGAGTACGACGCCATCGTCCGAGCGGGGTTCGTCCTCCAGATCGGCTGCCCCGATCTCGCCATGGGGCGCCACCTCGCCTTTCCGACTCTCAGCAACGCCGAGTTCGTGAAGATCGCCGAGGCCAACGTGGAGGCGCTCAACCACGCGCTCCGCGACCTCCCGCCCGACCGGATGCGGCTGCACCTCTGCTGGGGAAACTACGAGGGGCCGCATCACCGCGACATACCGTTGAACGAAATCATCCGTGTTGTTCTCAAGGCCCGGCCGCAGGGTCTCTCCTTCGAGGGCTCCAATCCCCGTCACGAGCACGAATGGGTGGTTTTCCGCGAGGTGAAGCTGCCGGACGACAAGGTCATCATCCCCGGGGTGCTCGACTCGACCACCAACTTCATCGAGCATCCCGAGCTGGTGGCGCAGCGGCTCGTCCGGTACGCGGAGGTGGTGGGCCGTGATCGCGTGATCGCCGGCACCGACTGCGGCTTCGCGACCTTCGGCCGCTCGACGCTCCTCGTCGAGCCCGAGATCACGTGGGCCAAGTTCGCATCCATGGCCGAGGGCGCGCGGCTCGCCTCCGCGCAGCTCTGGCGGTGACCCCACAGGAGGCCGCATGAAGATCGGCATCTTTCTGACCAACCAGAACCCTGTGGGAAGCGACATGGTCTCGGCCCTGGAAGACCACTACCTGATGACCCGTCTCGCGCGGGACCGCGGCTGGGACGCGGTCGCCACCGGCCAGCACTACCTGAGCGAAGGCATGAGCCAGCTCCAGCTCATTCCGTTCCTGGCGCGCCTGGCCGCGGAGGCGGGGGACATGATGGGGGTCGCCGGCATCCTGCTGCTGGGTCTCCACAATCCAGTGGAGGTGGCGGAGTGCATGGCGTCGCTCGACGTCATCTGGCGCGGCAACTTCGTGTTCGGCATCGGGCTGGGCTACCGCGACGTCGAGTTCGACGCCTTCAAGGTGCCGCCGGGCCAGCGCGTGCGCCGCTTCGTGCAGTGCCTGGAAGTCGTGAAGCGCCTGTGGACCGAGGACAAAGTGACGGTGGAGAACGACGTCTGCACGCTGTCGGGCGTCACGCTGACGTGCCGCCCGGTGCAGAAGCCCCACCCGCCCATCTGGATCGCCGCGAACAGCGACAGCGCGATCCGGCGGGCGGCGCACATCGGGGATACGTGGTTCGTGAACCCGCACGCCACCATGGCCACCATCAAGCGGCAGATGGCGCTCTATCGCGCCGAGCGCGAGAAGGCCGGCCAGCCCTTCCCGAAGGTGCTCCCGCTCATCAAGGAGATCTTCTGCGCCAAGGACACGCCGACCGCGATCGCGATGGCCGGCCCCTATCTCGCCAACAAGTACAAGGCCTACGCCTCCTGGGGCCAGGACGCCGTGATGCCCAGCGGCGAGACCTTCCAGCAGCCCTTCGAGTCCCTGCTCCGCGACCGCTTCGTGCTCGGCAGCCCGGAGGAGTGCTACGAGCAGCTCCGCCCGTGCTGGGAAGAGGCGGGAGCCAACTACCTCTTCTTCCGGACGCACTGGAGCGGCATGCCCGTGGCGCCGGCTCTGGCCAGCATGCGCTTGATCAGCGACGAGCTGCTGCCGGCGCTGCGCCGGATCAAGGCCGAGGGCTAGGCCCGCTGTCTTTCCTCCACTCCCGCAGCCGTTCCGCGCGGCAGGGCTTCGGCAAGCCGCTGCGCCGCCGCGAAGACCCGCGCCTGCTGGCGGGCCGGGGCCGCTACAGTGACGACTTCAACCTTCCGGGTCAGGGCTACGCCCATTTCGTCCGCTCTCCGCACGCTCACGCGCTCATCCGCCGGATCGACGTGGCGCAAGCCCTCGCGGTGGCTGGCGTGGTCGCGGTGCTGACGGGTCAGGACGCTATTGCCGATGGCCTGCGGCCGATCCCGCACAAGCCGGTTCCGACCAACCCGAACGAGTTCCCGCTCGGAGGCGGTGACGGAACGCCGGTCTTCGTCGCCCCACATCCGCCGCTGCCGTCCGACCGCGCGCGCTTCGTGGGGGAGGCCGTCGCCATCGTCGTCGCCGAGACCGCCGCCGTGGCGGCGGACGGCGCGGAGCGCGTCGTGGTGGACTACGAGGCGCTCCCTTCAGTGACGGCGACCCGCGACGCGGCCGAGGCCGGCGCGCCGGTGCTCTGGGAGGAAGCCGGCTCGAACGTGTGTGTCGACTCGATCGCAGGCGACGCACGCGCCGCCGACGCCGCCTTCGCCGGCGCCGCGCACGTCGTCAGGCTCGACACCTGGGTGCCGCGCATCACCGGCGTGCCGATGGAGCCGCGCGCGGCGCTGGGCGTCTACGAGGAGACGACCGGGCGCTACACGCTCTTCGCCGGCTCCGGCGGCGTGGTGCGCCACAAGAATGATCTCGCGGAAATTCTCGGCGTCTCGGAGACGGCTGTGCGCGTGGTGGCGCAAGACGTGGGCGGAAACTTCGGGACGCGGAACAGCTTCTATCCGGAGTTCGCGCTGGTCGCGTGGGCCGCGAAGCG
This genomic stretch from Candidatus Methylomirabilota bacterium harbors:
- a CDS encoding MaoC family dehydratase, with protein sequence MIEFRPLTYETLKVGEGFVSDEHLVTPEDIETYAFAVDDHHPWYFEDSPFGGPIAHPTLLGNQALRLRHSRYIVHAGLHAKMEFEFLEPIRQGVRARSRGTVVDKYERRGKPYMVTEFVTEDENGTVLVRGRFTQMLFRG
- a CDS encoding MaoC family dehydratase, which codes for MNTSGLALPSLQKEMSQRKIDAYSVVRPKSIHTDPDWARQKEFRAPLAQAMMSTAYVSELMTRFLGAGFVRGGTLSMIFIKPVYAGDRLTVRGVVKDKRREDGATRVSVDVWCENQHGEKTAIGTATGLEPSEHPE
- a CDS encoding cobalamin-independent methionine synthase II family protein yields the protein MKRSTDRILTTHTGSLPRPPDLTAMLEALDGGGAFDQAAFEARVRRAVAEIVRRQVGAGVDVVNDGEQGKVGYSTYVRHRLTGFGGQSAVPSRADWADFPEAAARAERRSAVARPSCNGPIDWRDRSAVDKDVANLRAALDGSRPAEAFMTGASPGVIAHFLRNDHYPSREAYLARLVDVMKEEYDAIVRAGFVLQIGCPDLAMGRHLAFPTLSNAEFVKIAEANVEALNHALRDLPPDRMRLHLCWGNYEGPHHRDIPLNEIIRVVLKARPQGLSFEGSNPRHEHEWVVFREVKLPDDKVIIPGVLDSTTNFIEHPELVAQRLVRYAEVVGRDRVIAGTDCGFATFGRSTLLVEPEITWAKFASMAEGARLASAQLWR
- a CDS encoding LLM class flavin-dependent oxidoreductase, yielding MKIGIFLTNQNPVGSDMVSALEDHYLMTRLARDRGWDAVATGQHYLSEGMSQLQLIPFLARLAAEAGDMMGVAGILLLGLHNPVEVAECMASLDVIWRGNFVFGIGLGYRDVEFDAFKVPPGQRVRRFVQCLEVVKRLWTEDKVTVENDVCTLSGVTLTCRPVQKPHPPIWIAANSDSAIRRAAHIGDTWFVNPHATMATIKRQMALYRAEREKAGQPFPKVLPLIKEIFCAKDTPTAIAMAGPYLANKYKAYASWGQDAVMPSGETFQQPFESLLRDRFVLGSPEECYEQLRPCWEEAGANYLFFRTHWSGMPVAPALASMRLISDELLPALRRIKAEG